GATGAGCCTGGAGAGGCCATGGTTGGTGCTGGAAGTGGGCATGGGAGATGGCCAGTCACAGAAGGCTCCTCTGCTCCCTGCTGGCCACTGTGCTGGGCAAGAGACACAGCCATCTCATTTGGCTTTGGTCTCTGGGCCCCTCACTTTCTAgtcttcagtttccttccttgCAATGCTGAGTTAACTCAGCAGTCAAGAGGCAGGAGCAAGAAGATCCTGAATCTGAGGCCAGTTGGAGCCACACAGTAAGAGcccatctcaaaaatgaaaagtcTGTGTCTTTCAATGGGATTTTGATTCCCCAAATGCAGCTGGTGTTCTCAGAAGCTCCAGGATGAAGGCAGCAGTAATATCTAACAGAAGCCCTCCTGTTTTTTGTTCAGCTAAACAGATaccagggctgggaggagagtGTGATAATGGAGGCCCCACTTTTCTGGCTGGAGTTTCCAGGCTGTGCTAATTCAGAGCCAAGGGCATGAGGCCACTGGCATCTCAGCTGGCTTGGAGACCTTTTCTTCCCAAAGGGATGGCTAGGACTACTGAAGCACTGTGACGTATGTGTGTCTCGAGTGAGAGCAGGGCATTTACCTGCCCCGTAGCTCTAGCCTTGGGCTTGCTCACCTGCCCCACAGCTCTAGACCCTCTAGCCTCACCTGCCCCGCAGCTCATCCTTAGCCTCCTTCCTGTTATTCTGCATCGTTCCTCACCCTGACCCAGGTCCACAGGTTTCCAGTGGTTCTCCCACAACTGGGATCTGAATATATGGCTGTCCCCATAGAAGTAGTGGGCATCCCAACTGGCAGTATCAAGTTCCGCTGGGTATTCTGTTGACAGTACAGGCTATAGTCTGACAAGGAAGGTTGAGAAAGTAGTCATGATCCTCAGGTGAGACACCTGAGACCTGAGAATAAGCCAGATCAAGGAAGTGGTCACCCTTACCCTTACTCCACAGCCACACTGTACCAGGCCACACAGACTCTGATGGCATCATCACCATTCCCAGGCCAGAGACTGTGTCTCTTTTACAGTCCCTCATATGGTAAGAGAGGTCCAGTAGGCACCTGCCACCTGTTACACAACTCTAAAGTAATTAACCAGGCTAAGGTTCCTCTCTAACCTAGCAGATGGGCTGTTAGCAACCCCCACCCcaattccaacacacacacatacactcccaaGGCTCTCAGGCCATGCACCCAGTTCTCTCCCCCAGCAAGCAAGGAGCTCCATCCCCTGCCCCCGGGCCACAATGAACACTCTGTAGGAACAGCAGAGATCACTTTCTAGAGCTCTAGAACCAGTGCCCTGGGGATTATGGGCATGAGAAAAAGTCTCTAGGGCCCAGATAGGTAGGAAGACAGAAGTAGAGGTGTGTGTGgaggtatgtggtgtgtgtgtgtgtgtgtgtgtgtgtgtgtgtgtgtgtacactaatGGGCATGTTCTCTGAGCCCACTTTGTTAGTTTCTGGTCCTTTTGTTAGTCGTGAGACATGAATATTAATGCACAAGGCAGGTGAGGGCAGATGATTCCAGACTGGACCTACCTGTCTATAACAGTGGTTGATGTTCATGGTCCAGTTACCATGCAGGGAGGTCCAATTCTTTGTCCTCTCAACAGGGCAGATTTTCATTACCCCTGTTTCATAAAAGAGGCCACCGACATGTGGAGTTAAATGACATTCCCAATACTGTGGCTAGGCCTGCAATTTGAATCAAGAAAATCTGAGTTTAGAGTTATAGCTCTTAAGCTTGACTGTACATTGACTCCCCTCATAGGTGCTCAGGAAATGTATGAGAAGCTGAGCTATGCATTTGGACAGCAGAGGTGAGGAGCAAAAGTGGACTCACCCCATTGTTCTTGCTGAGATTCACTCCAGCCTCCACTGGCCTCTGTTTGTGTCTCCTGGTCTGGCTTGTTAGAACAAAGGTACATGTGAGCATGAGTGGGGGCTCCTGAGTATGGAGAGAGCCAGGAAGCAAGGTTGGGTCACTTCACTCCAGGTTGCTACCAGTCATCCCTCCTGCATCCTCTGGGCCTTGCTTTTCTGGCCCTGGGACCAAAGTCTTCTAGCTTGGATGGGAGGGCAGGTAGTGTAGTGTGTGGGTTTTATTAGTTTCCAGCCCTTGGTGAGGGACTTTCTACACCCTATCTTCCCTACTCCCAGGGTCAGCCAAGAGCATCCCAAAGGAATGCTTCGTGGTGTTTCTGCTCACACAGCATTTGTTGCACAGCATGTCAAAGCATTTGGGCTCTGGTTTTGAGCTTAGAATATGCCAATGTTTTCAGTTGGAAGCAGGAATGTTTCTGTTGATATGGTAAGAagataaaataagacattttcaCCAAGTTAGACTGCCTGAGAGTCTACTTGGCTCAAAGACGGAGATGTAACTTGGGATCAAAGGGGCCAAGCCTAGACTCAGAGAAAAAGGAGGGCCAATGCTTGTTGAGTGACTACCTGTGAGAACATTCAGAAGGCCTAGAAGCAGAGCTAGTCTCCAGTCTCTACTCAGGTTCTGAatgggtcccagggatcctcTCTCTGTCAGGTGTTCCCAGTGTGGTCTTGTCCAGTCACCTCTGACTGGACAACTAACAACATCCTCACCGGCCTCCCTCCTCCTACCCTTGCCCCTTTATTTAGTCCATTTTGCTCATGGCTGCCAGTCATCTGCCAGAACATGACTGTGTCATGCCCTGCCTAGGACTATCACTGAATGCTAACTGCTCTTGGCTATGTCATCTATGGCCCACCACTGATCTCTTTCACAAGTCATATATCTCCAGCCTCCCTTTGGCTGCTGAATGAGTCATGCCTTTCCTGGCTTGAGGTATGGGTACTAACAATTCCCTCTACCCAGAGGTCTGCTTTGCTCCAGAGGTCTCTGTCTAGCTCCTTCTATCAATTCTGGCCTCAGCTCATATTTGCCATCCCTTCAGAGAGGCCTTCTCCTACTCCATAATTAAAACAGCCTGTGCCTATTCTCCTCTTGTGGTCACTTCATACAGAGCATCTGCTAGAGGCCGGTTGCTGTACAAACAGTAGCGAGCACAGCAACATAGCCTCTAAACTTCTCACTCCTCAGTTTCTAGGTGCCTACTTGTGTTCCTTGTGTAAGGCCTGTATGCCAGGTTCCATCTGCCTTTGCTCACCGAGTACTCCATAAATAGGTATTTGTTCAATGAGAGAATGAACGTCAGGCTGGCAGGAATGCAGAGCAGCTGGTGCATGTCCTGCCTTGAACTTGGCATCTGTGTGGATACCACTAAACTTACTAAAGAGTTCTTCAAAGATATCATGCCTTGTCCCCAAGTATTTCCCGCTTACCATGCATTATTTCTACAACAGACAGACTATCTTTTCCCAAATTCCACTGTTGAAAGCCTGCTCCTGCAGTGATGGTGTGAGGGGCGATTAGGGCACAAGGGTGGAGCCCTCTAGTGGGATTAGTGCCCTTTGGAAAACTATGAGGCTGAAATGCTTGCTGTTTGAGCCATGGTTTTCTGGCATAGTACcccaaactaagacacccacTTATGGCAATGTTGGCAATCAGGTAACACAGAAGAGGAGGTAAATGCCTCCTTGGGGTGACATCAGTATCTGTTATCTAAAAGGAGCCCCTTCCCACCAGCTCCATATGCCTCTTCATTGCTACTGGGGCTCTATGACCTGCCAAATCCCAGCATTCCCCAGCTGTAGGGCTAGGCCTGCCCCGACAACACCTCACTGGACCCAATAGCTTGCCTGGCACAAACGTCCCTTGTTGGGAGACTTGGGCCAGTCTTGCTCCTTGGATTCACATTATCCTTCTAACACATAAAGCTCCTTGGCAGACGCTCAAAAGTAGGTCTTCAGTACGACCACCCTGTGGTTCCTTCTGCTGACCGTGGGGTCCTGAGAGGTCTTGCAAAGACTGCAGACAAAGCCAGCACCAGCTCAGAACTGCCTGCCGGCTCCATAGCGGCAGTCTGAGAAACTGACAGCCTCTGCGGATCTGAGCTGCAGTACCAACAACCCAAGATCTCTGAAACCTGACTCCAAATACAGCAGCAGAAAGACTGCCAAAAGGAAGTGCAGCGTCGTTTGCTGAAGGTTTCCATTCTCACAGGCTTGGCCTGAAGCCCCGGGAGTTTAGCTGGTCCCTCAAGAGGCTGCAGAGCAAAAGTAACCAGTTCCTCTTATGACACCAGCCTATCCTTTTCAGGACAAATAAGCATTCCCCATTCCCCAAAACCCCAAGGTCACCAAAAAGACAGGCTAAGTCTTGGGGGAGGAGCTGACAGCTCCACCTCAAAACGTTTTGGGTACAAAGCTTTTACACAGCCATGGGGTAAACTGCATGATTACTCCAAATGTTCATTTCTTTGGGGGAAATCTCTCCAAACACTACTATTCCTAGCATCTGAGTTAGATCCAGAGGAGGTGGCCAGAGAAATCAGAAGCTTAGAGGAAGTTAGTCTGCCCTGGGGTCACTACCTTCTCCCTCCCCGAAATACACCCCCATCTCAAGGACACTTACGGGCCTCTTCCTGGGGTCCCATCCCTGTCCAGATGGTGTTCCCAACCAATGGCAGCGGCATGATACGGGCGGCTGGTCCAGGCCAAGAGTTGCGGATGGTGGAAGGCAAGTGGGGAACAGTAATCAAGACCTTATTCCAAATATCCATCGAAGACGTCGAGCTCTGAGTCGGCATCGTAAAGGCCAGAGCCAGGGTCTGAGAGTACGCCGAGGTCCACCAGCGCCTGGTCCAAGTCCTCGGGTAGGAAGACGAGGCCCACATTGAGAACGATGTATTCCATGAGGAAGGCGTAGTAAAGGATCAGCACATTGACGAAGAACAGGCCCACGTAGAACATAGAGGGCAGCAGCGGTGGCTGCACGTAGGAGACCAGGGGGCCCAGAGCGTCCAGGTGGGCTGCGACCCGGGCGCCGGGCATGCAGGGGCCGGCGATGGGGGCGGCGGCCGGGCGATCCCAGCGACCTCAGCCGCTGCGGCGCCCGGGCGGCCGGCGAGGGGGCAGCTCGGCCATCCAGGGGGCGCCCCGGGGCTCGGTGGCAGTAGCGCTGGGCCCCCGGCGGCTTCCGAAGACGCTCCttgatgcccccccccccgccccgagATGCTCAGGGCCGGGTCACGGAGCCCCGGGATCCGGCCACACGGGCCGCTCGCTCCTCAGAGTCCCCTAGAAGTGGCCAGCGACTCGCTTGGTGCTCCGCGCTCGCGCGCCCCCGCCACAACTCAGAGTTGAGGCCGGGTCCCCGCTGCCGTCTCCCCGAGGCGCTCCTCAGGCACCTTCGGCGCCCCCGCAGGCTCACTGCCCATCTCAGCGACCGCCGCGTCGCTCAGAGCTTCCCAGCACCGCCTACCCAGAGGCTCTTCGTTCATTGGCCAGTCGCATGCCCGCCCGCATTCATTGGCTAGCTCAATGCTCCACGTTTATTGGCTTGAGCTGTCCGGGGGCGAGTATTCCTTTGCTCCGCCCCATAAGAGGTGCTCCAGTCTCTAAGTTGCTCTTCTGCACTCGGCGCTCCCTAGACTCTGCGTCTAGAACTTAGGTATGGTGCGTCACCTTTTTGGGACTCAGTTTTCCCCCTTTTAAATGATGCCAGATGGAAAAGGAATGTCGGCAATTCCACTGAAAATCTTAGATATTTCCAAAgcgcttttgttttttctttttcacggTATGGTAAGAAAAATTAATCATCGAGTGCCTTTGACAGCGGCATTATAGGGTTCCATGACACCCGGATGGAGAGCACCACAGCAGGTCAAATCTTCTGCCAATAAGGTTGCTTATCGCTTCCTATTACTTTGCAgtccatgttttaaaaaataccaatAATGCTATGTACATATCTGCTCAGATTTCTCTGTTCACAGACCATCCCTGTGCTTTGTCAGGAAGATGAGTTTGTTAAAGGTGCCTTCCATCGAGGTTTAAACAGTTAGGGATCAAAACCAAGGTCTTCTGTGTGCTACATTCTCAGCTtttgaaaaaataacaaaaaacccaaaccccacaaaaccagggtctcactatgaagcctctggctggcctgaaattggctatagaccaggctgtcccagaacttgtaGAGTTccactgcctctctctcctgagtgctgggattaaggcctATCCTCAACTCTTAAAAAGGCCTTTAATCTAAGGTCACACTTAGCTTTATAGGAGCTGGACAAGGCAATGTTGGGAAAACAAGCCCCAGAGAAATGGATTCTTGAAGCTGCTGAGGAGTCTGTGACATTTTCTTTGGAGGTCAGATCTGTTCTTGTTCTTTCATGACTTTTACATGGGAAACCATTAGCCTGGTCCCGGCCTCCATCTCTCTAATTCTTGGAAGCAATGCAAAccatcatttattcactttatcaATATTCATCCAAAAATGTGCTGTGTGCAAATCTTGTCCTGGGCCCTGGAGAGAACATTGGTCTCTGACACAATTCTTTTCTTAGGACAGTCAATGGGCTGCCACAGGGGTTAAATAGCTTTGAGAtgtagaaatgaataaatgagagGGTGTGGGGGCACAAAGTCTTTCTGTCCACAGAGGTTCCCACTTCCAATCTGGGAAGGAAATCCAGGTGTATGTGAGCTCACATGGAGATCttggagttctctttctttcttactgaaTTAGTTGGAAAATGGCATGACTTTTGGACAACGCCCAGAGGAAACCTCTGAAAGTACATCGTGGCTGGCTTTACATTTGCCTTTACATTGCTGATTGCAGttttacaaaatgttttaagACTAAAGTGCAAAAGAAAAGGTTGTAAGGACAAACAAGAATGTTACTGATTGGTTTTGTCAACAGAAACAAATAAGGGTAACTGGGCTTGAATCCTGTCTCTGTTCCATGTTAAGTGCCTGACTTCTCTGTGGCTCAGTTCCTGGATTGTAAAATAACAGCATCTACTTCATAGGGTTGTGAGAATTAAACAATAAGTCACTTAGGATAGTGACAAATGATATGTACTGCccaatgctttttatttttatttaattcttattgTGATACTGAAAGTTGAATCCATAATGCAtaagccacattcccagccctttaaaaattttaaagagttaGTCCCATCAAAACTGCTCAGCTGTTAAGCAAAGATGCTGCCAAGACTGAAGATCTGacttcaattctcagaacccaaaTGGTGGAAGGCGAGAACCTTTCCAAAGTTGTACTGACTCTAAAAGTgcgcgcgctcacacacacatacacacacacacacacacacacacacacacacacacacacaaacacacacacgtaatattttttaagagaacTAAACCTCGCCAAATTGCCAAGGGTGGTCTCCAATTTTAGCTGGAGTTTCAAGACACAGTCTTCTTCTAATCACACAGCTAACAATCAATAAGGTCAGATAGTCTTACTCCAATTTCAGCAAACCTTTCCTGCCCACCTTGACAGTGCCCCGCCTCTTCCATTCCTCTTGTCCCGCCTCTTCTGGACGGTTGCGCGAGCCATGCCGGTCCTTGTAGTCCGTTCGCAGAGGCCTGTCGGCAAGTGCCTCTCTCGAGAACTgcatttcccagagttccttgcGGCGGAGGCCGTAAAGCGCGGCGGTCGAACGGCCGGTTCCGGCTGAATGTCAGTGCGGGGCTGTGGGCCGGGGAGCAAGGTGCTTGGCGGTCTCTCCaccgcccccgccgccgccggCTGGGCTTGAGATGTCGCCGCGGAGGCCGGGCCGCTGGGCGGATCGGACATGAGACCGTGAGGCGGGCGACGGGGCTGGTCTGCGGACATGTTTGGACGCTCACGGAGCTGGGTGGGCGGGGGCCACGGCAAGTCCTCCCGCAACATCCACTCCTTGGACCACCTGAAGTGAGTGTGCGGGGCGCGCGGCGGGAAGGCCGCGGGGCCGGGCGCGGACGCCCAGACGGGGCTTGGCTTGCGGGGCGCAGAGGTGCGAGGAGGAGAGGGGCGCCGCGGGAGAGTAGTACGTTGATTGTTCTTAAGGCTTTGGAGCCAGGGCACCTGGCTTCGAACCCCGACCCTATGGCTTCTGGccctgtgaccttggacaagtcgCGTGATTTTTCAGTCTCCAGACACCTAACCTGAAAAGTAAGGGCATCGCTGAGTTTTCGGTTTGTGGGCTGGAGTTGTCTTGATAGGGGACGGACTGTGGCCACTGGGCTTCTTGAGGTGGTATTTTAGACTACATAGTTACGAGGCCATTGGCCCCGGGTATCGGCCAGATCTGGATTTGAATTTAGTTAACCGTATGCATTTAGGCTTCAATTTCCTTCACTGTAAAACGAATAGAGTGACAGTACTactttttgtagttatttttaggGTTGGTTGgataagagaatgaagaaaacGCACAGAAGTGCTCTAAAAAGAACAGTGATTAAAAGAATACAAGTAATTTCAGAAGGCAGTCTGGAGGGATAGTCAGCAGCAGCACTTTGAGAGAGGACAGGGGCCTTCCAGAGTCCTGGGGAAGCAGGAAAGTACACAGAAGAGACTAGCTTTGCAGTTAGACCAGTGTTCAAATCCTGACTCAGCCACTTAACGACGGTGTAGCTTTGATCATATTTTATCTCTCTGTCCTTCCAATTTGCCATCACCAGCTGGGAACTATGAACTGTACAAGAATTGGGTGATGTTGAACATGCAAAGTGATTGATCCAGGATTGCTGTACAGTGGAGTGGCTAACAGGTAGTCAGGCTTTCCCAGCCCACTCCAGTTCCTTTCTATCTCTAAGTTCCATTCATTATACCAGGGCAGTCTTCTGTGACTCTGCTTATTTTCACTTCCTTTCTAGCTTTTGTTAAACTGACACTTCCTAGACAGGAGAACCTGCTTGGTTTCTTTGCAGTTGTATTGCCAGAGGATTGGAGGGGATGGCAAAGAGAGAGTAGTAGAAGACCTTAGAGAAAGGAGAGGCTCCAGGGAGAGAACTGAAGGTGGAGGTACCAAGAGGGTGAAGAAGACAGTTTTCAGAGGGGACCCCAGAAACTTTGTATGGGGATGGGAAGATGGTGGATTAACAACTTAAAGGAAGACATGGGTCCCTAGAAAGGATTGGAGGGCTTAAAAATTAGATGGGGCTTCCCCCTGGATGTTGGGGTACAGAATGACTTCTATCATGGAGCAGGGATTTAGTAAATGTTTGTAAATCTGCAAGCACAAAGAGCTGGATGGTTTGgggtggagaggaaaggggtAGAGGGCAAGAATGGGGGGCTGGTAGCAATTCAGAAATCTTAACCGCTTGGCAGATGGCCCAGAAAGGAGTGTGGATGAGTGGCTGAAGGAGTAGAAGAATGTGTGGGTAGACTTGACTGTGAAGGGGAGGGTGAAGGTCCTGAGGGGCTGGGTCTCCTCCCAGCCTAAGCAGGGCTAGCTCTCACTTAACTTGGGACTGTAGCCCCTTTAAATTCCCATTATTGTGTTACTTTGCCTTGTTAAGGATTTCCTGCGTGTTTTAGTCATCACGAGTCTATGAGTTTGATTGTGCCCTATATAGATAGACTTAGGGACTAAGATTCAGGTAGCTTAAGGCACGTCTCAATGCTAGTTTCTTTGTTATAATGTCTTTCTGGATAAAACTTCTCAGTTTGAGGAAACTTTTGATTGGGCTGCATGTGATGGCCAGTGGGACATCTTTGCTGTGAGTGGACACCTGGTGATGTAAGGGGCCTCAGGCTCCTTCCCGATATCCTGGGAATGCCTCTGGTTCGTTGTCGAGGTCCTGGGAAAAAGAGCTTGCCCACCTTAATTCAGGCTGATCTGTTTAATCCCTTTCACAGCTTCAGGAACCTGGGTATTGATTGGCACGGGACTTAGAAGATCCAGGGTGACTTGGAAAAGGGCACTGCAGACATCCAGTGCTGTCCCCACTGCTTAGGCTGCCCTTCATCTGCATTCTGAGTACAAACTCCTGAGGGAGTCTGCTAGCTGCTGCTAGGAGACCACAGTGGACTCAGGACTCTTCAGTGTGTCAAATATAGGGACTGTAGCAGTCCCAGCGGTCTGTAGAATCCCTTTATAGAAGCTTTCTGGAGGAGGCAACACCATATCAGAGATCCCGTGAGTGGGGAAGTGCCATCATATGGCACAGCCACATTAGGGGCACCATAGTCAGGTTTGTGGCCAATCCAGGTAGAAGCTCATAGTTATGAGAAGCAAGGGGCACTGTCAGACATGTAGGGCAATGAACACTTGGAGTTTGTCCAGatctggggtggggggttggggagcagAGCATGGGCTTTTCAGTGCTGAAACCAGGAAAGTCTTAAGTAAACCAGAGCAGGTCACCTTCCTAGTCACTAAGTGACAGTCCCAAATCCTTTAAGACAGAACCAAGCCAAAGAACTCGTGCCCTTGCTATAACCCAGATGGTCTAGAATTCatgctcctcctgccttagtctctctAGATCAGGGAGATTCCAGGATGCATCACCTTGCTGGTCTCCAGTACATTCTTGTCCTGACATAGCAGTCTTGGTGGAAAAGaggttaagattttaaaaaaattgagagtAGGGTTCTTTAGTTGTTGGCTTTATGTTTCTTTCTGCAGGATGACAGGGGTGTCTTTCTgtactcctgagtgctgggattacaggcgtacAGCACTATGTCACCATGGCCTATCTCTGCTTAGCAAGCATTCTTTCCTTCACAGCACTTCCAGCTTCCCTGTTACACAGGGTTCACTTTTGCTAATAGTGAAAAGCTGTACTTGAGTTATTTACCTACCAAGTTTGGTCAGCCGTTTAGTTGGGGACAGGTGAATCAGTCAGGTTGCTATTCACGACACATCATTGATGGTTTATTGCCCAGACTAGTGGCAGGGCTGTGACATTAACTGACAAATGTCTACCCTAAGCAGAATCTCTACTTAGAGATTGTTACTGAAATGTCATTTGGAAAGGGGGACCGTGAGCCTACAAACTGATAGAACCTTGGTTGTTATGTTGTTGTCTCAATTCTAGTCACTTGATGGTGTCCAGATTCTTAGTCCAAGGACAGATCATGCTGAATTGCCTTACAAGTCAGTGGAGTCTATTGAATAGCTCTTGTAATTGAATGATGTGTTCTAGGTACACCGTAGCAGAGAGCAGGTGCTTAGTTAGCCAaagctgcctcctcctctcttctggcctcattcTCAGCAGGTTCTGGGCACCACTGTGTCAGCTTAGCCATGCAAATTGGAACAAAGCTCATTTCTCTTTAAAGCTTGTGTTACTCTCACCTGTGCTATGTCATCCTACTCAGCCCCCTGTACAGGTTGCTGTTGTGCAACAGAGTTCCAGCAGGTCTCTCTCAACGCAGGCCATCTGAACCAAGGCCCAGAGTCCATGCCGTTCTCAGTGTTCAAGCCTTGCTTGCTCACTCTCAGAGGTTGTGGATCTCAGTTGCCAGGACAGGAGGCATCCtatataaagaataaattctTGTAGGTTTCAAGGTATTTCAGACTCTGCCCCTACCATTGAACCTGGGAGCACAGTTGTAGGACTGTG
This genomic window from Mastomys coucha isolate ucsf_1 unplaced genomic scaffold, UCSF_Mcou_1 pScaffold12, whole genome shotgun sequence contains:
- the Dexi gene encoding dexamethasone-induced protein isoform X2 — protein: MPLPLVGNTIWTGMGPQEEAHQETQTEASGGWSESQQEQWGVMKICPVERTKNWTSLHGNWTMNINHCYRQACLCQQLGSYPNPGICQEK
- the Dexi gene encoding dexamethasone-induced protein isoform X1, which produces MPGARVAAHLDALGPLVSYVQPPLLPSMFYVGLFFVNVLILYYAFLMEYIVLNVGLVFLPEDLDQALVDLGVLSDPGSGLYDADSELDVFDGYLE